A stretch of Acidobacteriota bacterium DNA encodes these proteins:
- a CDS encoding efflux RND transporter permease subunit, whose translation MLNKIIRFSVQHPALILLLIVLLCVAGVFSFQRLPIDAVPDVTNVQVMVLTAAPALSPLEIERQITFPVETAMSGLPDIDEIRSVSKVGLSVITVVFKESVDTYFARQLVLERLTLAREQIPANIGAPQMGPIATGLGEIYLYELRSEPGPDGKPLHDATAMRTIQDWNVRRQLLGVPGVTEVNSFGGYEKQYQVQADPAKLLAYGLTLHNVLEAVERNNANVGGAYIERAGEQYLLRGIGLAQSMEDIASIVVKTGKEGVPVFVRDVAAVVTGATLRQGAVSADGEGEIVAGIAIMLKGENSRAVVQRIKQRVEQIKPTLPKGVELVSFYDREALVNRTMKTVATNLIEGALIVIFILVLLLGNWRGALLVATVIPLSMLFAAICMVVFKVSGNLMSLGALDFGLIVDGAVVMVENAVRRRAAAQHAGSAEAPKETILQACLEVGRPVVFAVAIIMIVYLPLLSLTGVEGKMFKPMALTVVFALLGSLLLALTYIPAMLTLALRGKVAEAESFVIRWARRVYEPARAFVVRRRLTAVAVALALVIASGALLPLLGAEFIPRLDEGSLVIEAAQLPSVSLPQSISALTEAEKVLRTFPEVNRVISKIGRPEITTDPMSVDRADIYVDIKPPGEWKTAKTREALVEKMSEALDKGAPGVNYGFSQPIEMRMSELIAGVRSDVAIKLFGEDLDELKQTAEQIARTVKGVRGAQDVRIEQVAGLPQLQIKPDRAAIARYGINVADVNDLVESLVAGKPAGQIYEGEKRFNLIVRLQESVSRDTGLMKALLVPAASGARIPLAQLADIAVIEGPAQISHDDTRRRIVVECNVRGRDIGSFVTEAQSVIGKQVKLPAGYYLTWGGQFENLARASERLLIVVPLALLLIFILLYTTFKSARQALLIFTGIPFAIVGGVFALALRGMPFSISAGVGFIALFGVAVLNGVVMVAAINHLREAGLKLNEAVNEGAATRLRPVLMTALVASLGFIPMALATSAGGEVQRPLATVVIGGLVTSTLLTLLILPMLYRWFERDQTRDKSPGEKAYESSSPLVL comes from the coding sequence ATGTTGAACAAAATCATTCGCTTTTCCGTGCAGCATCCGGCGCTCATCCTGCTGCTGATTGTGCTGCTGTGTGTCGCGGGCGTTTTCAGTTTTCAACGCCTGCCGATTGATGCCGTGCCCGACGTGACCAACGTGCAGGTCATGGTGCTCACGGCAGCGCCCGCCTTGTCGCCGCTGGAGATTGAACGGCAGATTACGTTCCCGGTGGAGACGGCGATGAGCGGTTTGCCCGATATTGATGAAATTCGTTCGGTGTCGAAAGTCGGCTTGTCCGTCATCACCGTCGTTTTCAAAGAGTCGGTAGACACTTATTTTGCGCGCCAGCTTGTGCTGGAACGCCTGACGCTCGCCCGCGAACAAATTCCGGCCAACATCGGCGCGCCGCAAATGGGGCCGATTGCAACGGGACTCGGCGAAATCTATCTGTACGAATTGCGCTCTGAACCCGGACCGGACGGCAAGCCGCTGCACGACGCGACAGCGATGCGCACGATTCAGGACTGGAATGTGCGGCGGCAATTGCTGGGCGTGCCGGGCGTGACCGAAGTCAACAGCTTCGGCGGGTACGAGAAACAGTATCAGGTGCAAGCCGATCCCGCGAAGCTGCTGGCTTACGGCCTGACGCTGCACAATGTGCTGGAGGCCGTCGAACGCAACAACGCCAATGTCGGCGGCGCTTATATCGAACGCGCCGGTGAGCAATACCTGTTGCGCGGGATCGGGCTGGCACAATCAATGGAGGACATCGCCAGCATCGTCGTCAAAACCGGCAAGGAAGGTGTGCCCGTGTTTGTGCGCGATGTCGCCGCAGTCGTGACGGGCGCGACGCTGCGGCAGGGCGCAGTGAGCGCCGACGGGGAAGGTGAAATCGTCGCGGGCATTGCGATCATGCTGAAAGGCGAGAACTCGCGCGCCGTCGTCCAACGCATCAAGCAGCGCGTCGAGCAGATCAAACCAACGCTGCCCAAAGGCGTCGAACTGGTTTCGTTTTACGACCGCGAGGCGCTGGTCAATCGCACCATGAAAACCGTGGCGACCAACCTGATCGAAGGCGCGTTGATCGTGATCTTCATCCTGGTCTTGTTGCTTGGCAACTGGCGCGGGGCCTTGCTGGTGGCGACGGTGATTCCGCTCTCGATGCTCTTCGCGGCGATCTGCATGGTCGTCTTCAAAGTGTCAGGCAATCTGATGAGCCTGGGGGCATTGGATTTCGGTTTGATTGTGGATGGCGCGGTGGTGATGGTCGAAAATGCCGTGCGCAGACGCGCCGCAGCGCAACACGCAGGCAGTGCAGAAGCGCCAAAAGAAACCATCCTGCAAGCGTGTTTGGAAGTCGGGCGTCCGGTCGTCTTTGCGGTAGCGATCATTATGATCGTTTACCTGCCGCTGCTGAGTCTGACGGGTGTCGAAGGCAAGATGTTCAAGCCGATGGCGCTGACCGTGGTGTTCGCGCTGCTCGGCTCGCTACTGCTGGCGCTGACTTACATCCCGGCCATGCTGACGCTGGCGCTGCGCGGCAAGGTCGCGGAAGCCGAGAGCTTCGTCATCCGCTGGGCGCGGCGCGTTTACGAACCCGCGCGCGCCTTCGTCGTGCGACGGCGGCTGACCGCCGTCGCTGTGGCGCTGGCACTGGTCATTGCCAGTGGCGCGCTGCTGCCCTTGCTCGGCGCGGAGTTCATTCCGCGTCTGGATGAAGGCTCGCTGGTCATCGAAGCCGCGCAACTGCCCAGCGTCTCGCTGCCGCAATCCATCAGCGCGCTGACCGAAGCCGAAAAAGTCTTACGCACTTTTCCCGAAGTCAATCGTGTCATTTCAAAAATCGGGCGGCCTGAAATCACGACCGATCCGATGAGCGTGGATCGCGCCGACATTTACGTGGACATCAAACCGCCCGGCGAATGGAAGACGGCGAAGACGCGCGAAGCCCTGGTAGAAAAGATGTCCGAGGCGCTGGACAAAGGCGCGCCCGGCGTGAATTACGGCTTCTCGCAACCGATTGAGATGCGCATGTCGGAACTGATTGCCGGCGTCCGTTCCGACGTGGCAATCAAGCTGTTTGGCGAAGACCTCGACGAATTGAAGCAGACCGCCGAGCAGATTGCGCGCACGGTGAAAGGCGTGCGCGGCGCGCAGGACGTGCGGATCGAGCAAGTCGCCGGACTGCCGCAATTGCAGATCAAGCCCGACCGCGCCGCGATTGCGCGTTACGGCATCAACGTCGCAGACGTGAACGACCTGGTTGAATCGCTCGTCGCGGGCAAACCTGCCGGGCAGATTTACGAAGGCGAGAAACGCTTCAACCTGATCGTGCGGTTGCAGGAAAGCGTCAGCCGCGACACCGGCCTGATGAAAGCCCTGCTCGTGCCTGCCGCAAGTGGCGCGCGCATCCCGCTGGCGCAACTGGCCGACATCGCCGTGATCGAAGGCCCCGCGCAGATTTCGCACGACGACACGCGCCGCCGCATCGTCGTCGAATGCAACGTGCGCGGACGCGACATCGGCAGCTTCGTCACGGAAGCACAGTCAGTGATTGGCAAACAGGTCAAGCTGCCCGCCGGTTACTATCTGACCTGGGGCGGGCAGTTTGAAAACCTGGCGCGCGCTTCCGAGCGGCTGTTGATCGTTGTGCCGCTGGCTTTGCTGCTCATCTTCATTCTGCTTTACACCACCTTCAAATCAGCCCGCCAGGCGCTGTTGATCTTCACCGGCATCCCCTTCGCCATCGTCGGCGGAGTCTTTGCGCTGGCCTTGCGCGGCATGCCGTTTTCCATTTCGGCAGGCGTTGGGTTCATCGCGCTCTTTGGCGTCGCCGTGTTGAATGGCGTGGTGATGGTCGCCGCCATCAATCACCTGCGCGAAGCCGGGCTGAAACTGAATGAAGCGGTGAACGAAGGCGCGGCGACGCGCTTGCGTCCGGTGCTGATGACGGCGCTGGTGGCGAGTCTGGGTTTTATTCCGATGGCACTGGCGACTTCCGCCGGGGGCGAAGTGCAACGTCCGCTGGCAACGGTGGTCATCGGCGGGTTGGTGACTTCGACTCTTCTGACGCTGCTCATTTTGCCGATGCTCTACCGCTGGTTCGAGCGCGATCAAACACGGGATAAATCCCCAGGAGAAAAAGCATATGAATCGAGTTCACCGCTGGTACTGTAA
- a CDS encoding class I SAM-dependent methyltransferase, protein MNRVHRWYCKSFLWKKVLHVGIVPWALKALDLGENVLEVGPGPGLTTDILRQQFSQVTSIEIDPKLADSLKHRLADTNVRVIEGDATKMPFEDQSFTGAVSFTMLHHVPAPALQDRLLAEVYRVLKPGGIFAGTDSTWSMAFQLFHLFDTMVMVEPDTFGKRLEAVGFRDVEVEVASKVFRFRAKRP, encoded by the coding sequence ATGAATCGAGTTCACCGCTGGTACTGTAAATCCTTCTTATGGAAGAAAGTCTTGCATGTAGGCATAGTGCCTTGGGCGCTCAAAGCACTTGATCTAGGGGAGAATGTGCTGGAAGTCGGACCCGGTCCGGGATTGACCACCGACATACTGCGCCAGCAGTTCAGCCAGGTCACGTCCATTGAAATTGACCCGAAATTGGCTGATTCACTAAAGCATCGCCTGGCAGACACCAACGTCAGGGTGATTGAAGGGGACGCGACAAAAATGCCTTTCGAGGATCAGTCCTTTACGGGAGCGGTGTCGTTTACGATGCTGCACCACGTTCCGGCGCCCGCTTTGCAAGACCGGCTGCTGGCCGAGGTTTACAGAGTGCTGAAGCCGGGCGGGATTTTTGCGGGGACAGACAGCACTTGGAGTATGGCTTTCCAGCTTTTCCACCTGTTCGACACGATGGTCATGGTTGAGCCTGACACGTTTGGAAAGCGGCTGGAGGCGGTCGGTTTTAGAGATGTGGAAGTCGAGGTAGCCAGCAAGGTCTTTCGGTTTCGGGCTAAACGCCCGTAA
- a CDS encoding cation transporter, protein MNQQLAETVVDARAPLVARGRRLEYFTIIWNCLESIVAIGSGLLAGSIALVGFGIDSLIESSSGAVLLWRLRDGEKGEQRERTALKFVGVSFLLLAGYVTFDAAKSLIRREPPQASYIGIGLALLSLAVMPLLARKKRQVAALLNSRALQADSRQTDICAYLSAILIGGLLLNALFGWWWADPLSALVMVPIIAREGFEALKGETCSDCHSH, encoded by the coding sequence ATGAATCAACAGCTTGCTGAAACCGTAGTTGATGCACGCGCCCCTCTCGTGGCGCGCGGTCGTCGGCTTGAATACTTCACCATCATTTGGAACTGCCTTGAGAGCATCGTTGCCATCGGCTCAGGGCTGCTCGCCGGGAGCATTGCGCTCGTGGGCTTCGGCATTGATTCGTTGATTGAAAGCTCATCGGGCGCAGTCCTTCTCTGGCGTCTCCGTGACGGGGAGAAGGGGGAGCAGAGAGAACGCACGGCGTTGAAATTTGTCGGCGTCAGTTTCCTGCTGCTGGCCGGTTACGTCACCTTCGATGCGGCGAAGTCGCTCATCCGGCGCGAACCTCCCCAAGCAAGCTATATCGGAATCGGCCTTGCTCTGCTGTCATTGGCGGTGATGCCACTACTTGCCAGAAAGAAACGTCAGGTAGCCGCGTTGCTCAACAGCCGCGCTCTACAAGCTGATTCGAGACAGACCGATATTTGCGCTTATCTCTCGGCGATCCTCATTGGTGGCCTGCTGCTCAATGCGCTGTTCGGCTGGTGGTGGGCTGATCCGCTATCGGCGCTGGTGATGGTTCCGATTATCGCCAGGGAAGGTTTCGAAGCATTGAAGGGAGAGACCTGCTCAGATTGCCATAGTCATTAA
- a CDS encoding cation transporter has product MGHSHSHSPAAGNNKKLAFVFGLTLFYLIAEVIGGFLTHSLALLADAGHMLTDVAGLGLALFAIKFAERPATPERTYGFYRVEILAAVINAVVLLGISLFVLYEAFERFRNPPQVESKAMLLVAVFGLVVNIAGFLILREGSQASLNMRGAYFEVLSDMLTSIGVIIAGAVMWATGWYYADPLISAGIGLFIFPRTWVLLKEAVGVLLEGVPAEVNLTALREAIGKVAGVAGVHDLHVWSLTSGVNALSVHTVLADGAKHDEVLAAVRECVTHDFKIAHATVQVESKGCAEHETHL; this is encoded by the coding sequence ATGGGACATTCACATTCACATTCGCCCGCTGCCGGGAACAATAAGAAACTGGCCTTTGTTTTCGGTCTTACGCTGTTTTACTTGATCGCCGAAGTGATTGGCGGCTTCCTTACTCACAGCCTCGCGTTGCTGGCCGACGCCGGGCACATGCTGACCGATGTGGCCGGATTGGGATTGGCGCTCTTTGCTATAAAATTCGCCGAACGCCCCGCAACGCCTGAACGCACTTATGGTTTCTACCGCGTCGAGATTCTGGCCGCCGTCATCAATGCCGTCGTGCTGCTTGGTATCTCGCTCTTCGTACTCTATGAAGCATTCGAACGCTTCCGCAATCCGCCTCAAGTGGAAAGTAAAGCGATGCTGCTTGTTGCTGTGTTTGGTCTTGTCGTTAACATCGCAGGCTTTCTGATTCTGCGCGAAGGCTCGCAAGCGAGCCTGAATATGAGGGGCGCGTACTTTGAGGTGCTCTCCGATATGTTGACCTCTATCGGTGTCATCATCGCGGGCGCGGTGATGTGGGCGACGGGCTGGTATTACGCCGATCCGCTGATTTCCGCAGGCATTGGGTTGTTCATCTTCCCGCGCACTTGGGTCTTGTTGAAAGAAGCGGTCGGCGTGCTGCTCGAAGGCGTGCCCGCTGAGGTGAACCTGACGGCATTGCGTGAAGCTATCGGCAAAGTTGCCGGTGTTGCCGGTGTTCACGATCTGCACGTCTGGTCGCTCACTTCCGGCGTCAACGCGCTGAGCGTGCATACGGTGCTGGCTGACGGCGCAAAGCACGATGAAGTGCTCGCAGCCGTGCGTGAATGTGTCACGCACGATTTCAAGATCGCGCACGCCACGGTACAGGTAGAGAGCAAAGGCTGCGCTGAACACGAAACGCATCTGTGA
- a CDS encoding HAMP domain-containing protein: protein MKEWLNPFSSFRARIVFFVLLVLAVTILVLFFINRQSEQRITRLVAEHLKDTSLAVDLAQTSFTGDKYLYQLIPQDGRLGIGLDESHVIHRIIVAAANGRIIDSSERDDIDQTIQQVLGALTPAPFAIPPRSATTDGREPEQVFTYPVETEKGKRRVVIIISPHRLSEIVREEGRKRWLGITLLGLLLVLTVAFASWRFTHPIRALMNAAARVSAGDFDFNVTIKRRDEMGRLAQTFNEMLAGLRGKRELEEKLQRAERSALTGRIASGIAHEIRNPLSFISLSVDYLRDKFAPTAEAARHDYTKLIDSVKEEILRLNGMVSDFLNFGRPARLKLRELDARALVEEVLVLVRAKAEQQNVRVSVQEVTSDERGEAFDTHLKADAEQLKTCFSNIAINAVQAMTDGGELKLTLHPQPHNIRIEFADTGPGIAPEALGQIFEPYFSTKETGIGLGLALTRKLIEDHGGQILVSSEVGAGTTFTITLPRAPAEHPQAAGLPQTVVSI from the coding sequence ATGAAAGAATGGCTCAACCCCTTTTCCAGCTTTCGCGCGCGAATCGTCTTTTTCGTGCTGCTCGTATTGGCGGTGACGATCCTCGTGCTCTTTTTCATCAACCGCCAGTCGGAACAGCGCATTACGCGGCTGGTGGCGGAGCACCTCAAGGACACCTCGCTGGCAGTAGACCTGGCGCAGACTTCGTTCACTGGCGACAAGTACCTCTACCAACTCATCCCGCAGGATGGACGGCTGGGCATTGGCCTGGACGAAAGCCATGTCATCCATCGCATCATCGTCGCTGCTGCGAACGGGCGCATCATAGACAGTTCGGAACGTGACGACATTGACCAAACGATTCAGCAAGTGCTCGGCGCGCTCACGCCCGCGCCGTTTGCCATACCGCCGCGCAGCGCGACGACGGATGGCCGCGAGCCGGAGCAAGTGTTCACCTATCCGGTCGAGACTGAAAAAGGCAAGCGCCGCGTCGTCATCATCATTTCACCGCATCGCTTGAGCGAGATCGTGCGCGAAGAAGGGCGTAAACGCTGGCTCGGCATTACGCTGCTCGGCCTGCTGCTCGTGCTAACCGTGGCCTTTGCAAGCTGGCGCTTCACGCATCCCATCCGCGCGTTGATGAACGCGGCAGCGCGCGTTTCAGCCGGGGATTTCGATTTCAACGTGACCATCAAGCGCCGCGATGAAATGGGAAGACTGGCGCAAACCTTTAACGAGATGCTGGCCGGGCTGCGCGGCAAACGCGAACTGGAAGAGAAATTGCAACGCGCGGAACGCTCCGCGCTCACTGGCCGTATCGCTTCCGGCATCGCGCACGAAATTCGCAATCCGCTCAGCTTCATCAGCCTTTCGGTGGATTACCTGCGCGACAAATTTGCGCCCACAGCCGAAGCCGCGCGCCACGACTACACAAAACTTATTGACAGCGTCAAAGAAGAGATTCTGCGGCTCAACGGAATGGTCAGCGACTTTTTGAATTTCGGTCGCCCGGCGCGGCTCAAGCTGCGTGAACTCGACGCCCGCGCATTGGTTGAGGAAGTGCTTGTGCTTGTGCGCGCCAAAGCCGAGCAACAAAACGTGCGCGTGAGTGTGCAGGAAGTGACCAGTGATGAACGCGGCGAAGCGTTCGACACGCATCTGAAAGCCGATGCCGAGCAACTGAAAACCTGCTTCTCGAACATCGCTATCAATGCCGTGCAAGCAATGACCGACGGCGGCGAACTCAAACTTACGCTGCACCCACAGCCGCACAACATCCGCATCGAGTTTGCCGATACCGGTCCCGGCATTGCGCCGGAAGCGTTGGGCCAAATCTTTGAGCCGTACTTTTCAACCAAGGAAACAGGCATCGGGCTGGGGCTGGCGCTCACCAGAAAACTGATTGAGGATCACGGCGGGCAGATTCTCGTAAGCAGCGAGGTCGGGGCCGGGACAACTTTCACCATCACTCTGCCGCGCGCGCCTGCGGAGCATCCGCAAGCTGCTGGATTGCCGCAAACTGTCGTCTCAATTTGA
- a CDS encoding PQQ-like beta-propeller repeat protein, which translates to MMKRIVPVILLISFSLFASASDNWPQFRGPDGTGHSDATGLPLTWSEAQNVTWKTAIHDRGWSSPVIFGKQIWLTTAAKDGRQLYALCLDRDTGKIIKDLKLFDVAEPQYAHPFNTYASPTPAIEAGRVYLTFGSPGTACLDTKTFKVLWQRTDFECNHFRGSGSSPVIFQNLLLMHFDGSDRQYVVALDKKTGKTVWQTKRSIDFQDLQPNGKPAADGDLRKAFATPQVAQINGRWEMISLGAKAAYSYDPFTGKELWRVEERAQHSASTRPVLGFGMIFFPTGFSTGQLFAVRTGGNGLLDDSYVAWRVKRGVSNKPSILLIDDLIYMIGDTGIASCIEAKTGAQVWQERIGGEYSASPVYADGKIWLFSEEGKTTVLKPGRAFEKLAENKLDEGFLASPAIVGKAFYLRTRTHLYRIEQR; encoded by the coding sequence ATGATGAAACGAATCGTCCCTGTAATCCTGCTAATTAGCTTTTCACTGTTCGCCTCTGCCAGCGATAACTGGCCGCAGTTTCGCGGCCCCGATGGCACCGGCCATTCCGACGCGACGGGTTTGCCGCTGACTTGGAGCGAGGCGCAAAACGTCACCTGGAAAACGGCTATTCACGACCGCGGCTGGTCTTCGCCCGTCATTTTCGGCAAGCAAATCTGGTTGACGACGGCGGCGAAAGATGGCCGCCAACTTTACGCGCTGTGCCTTGACCGCGACACCGGCAAGATCATCAAAGACCTCAAACTCTTTGACGTCGCCGAGCCGCAATACGCGCATCCCTTCAACACCTACGCCTCGCCGACGCCCGCCATCGAAGCCGGGCGCGTTTACCTCACCTTCGGTTCGCCGGGCACGGCCTGTCTGGATACGAAGACGTTCAAAGTGCTGTGGCAACGCACGGATTTTGAGTGCAACCACTTTCGCGGTTCGGGTTCATCGCCCGTGATTTTTCAGAACCTGTTGCTGATGCATTTCGACGGCAGCGACCGGCAATACGTCGTGGCGCTGGATAAGAAGACAGGCAAGACGGTCTGGCAGACCAAGCGTTCGATTGATTTTCAAGACTTGCAACCCAATGGCAAACCGGCGGCGGATGGCGATCTGCGCAAAGCCTTTGCCACGCCCCAGGTCGCGCAAATCAATGGCCGTTGGGAAATGATCAGCCTCGGCGCGAAGGCGGCCTATTCTTATGACCCTTTCACCGGCAAAGAACTCTGGCGTGTCGAAGAGCGCGCGCAACATTCGGCCAGCACGCGGCCCGTGCTCGGCTTCGGGATGATTTTCTTTCCGACCGGTTTTTCCACTGGACAGCTTTTCGCTGTGCGCACGGGCGGCAACGGCTTGCTCGACGATTCTTACGTCGCGTGGCGGGTCAAGCGCGGCGTGTCGAATAAGCCTTCGATTTTGTTGATTGACGATTTGATTTACATGATCGGCGACACCGGCATCGCCAGTTGCATCGAGGCCAAGACCGGCGCGCAGGTCTGGCAAGAGCGCATCGGCGGCGAGTATTCGGCCTCGCCCGTTTACGCCGACGGCAAGATTTGGCTGTTTAGCGAAGAGGGCAAAACGACCGTGCTCAAGCCGGGCCGCGCGTTTGAAAAGCTGGCCGAGAATAAATTGGACGAGGGCTTTCTCGCTTCGCCCGCCATTGTGGGCAAGGCCTTTTACCTGCGCACGCGGACGCATCTATATCGCATCGAACAACGTTAA
- a CDS encoding TIM barrel protein — MLNRRSFLQTAAVGTLGAALTQRFANVASARKLSKIGVQLYTVRNEMAKDFEGTIAKVAALGYQQVEFAGYYNRTPEQVKAVLAKNKLEAPSVHVALKELRENLDKAVETAQAVGHKLVVCPFVMPEERKTLADFKAHAAVLNKAATAFKKVGIEFGYHNHDFEFMPIEGQLPMDLLLAETDPKLVKFELDLFWIIKAKHDPLAFFAKNPGRVIAYHVKDMAKDKEVFTEVGQGRIDFKPLLAKANQAGAKYFFVEQDQCPGPPLDSLKISFDYLKNLNF; from the coding sequence ATGCTCAATCGCAGAAGCTTTTTACAAACTGCTGCTGTCGGCACGCTCGGCGCGGCCCTCACGCAGCGTTTCGCCAACGTCGCCAGCGCGCGCAAACTGTCCAAGATCGGCGTCCAGCTTTACACCGTGCGCAACGAAATGGCCAAAGATTTTGAAGGCACCATCGCTAAAGTCGCCGCGCTCGGTTACCAACAAGTCGAATTCGCCGGCTATTACAACCGCACGCCGGAGCAAGTCAAAGCGGTGCTCGCCAAAAACAAATTGGAAGCACCCTCTGTGCACGTCGCGCTCAAAGAGCTGCGCGAAAATCTGGACAAGGCCGTCGAAACCGCGCAAGCCGTCGGGCATAAACTGGTCGTCTGTCCTTTCGTCATGCCCGAAGAGCGCAAAACGCTCGCCGATTTCAAAGCGCACGCCGCCGTGTTGAACAAAGCCGCCACGGCATTCAAAAAAGTCGGCATTGAGTTCGGCTATCACAACCACGACTTTGAATTCATGCCCATCGAAGGCCAATTGCCAATGGATTTGCTGCTGGCCGAGACTGACCCGAAGCTGGTTAAATTCGAACTCGATTTGTTTTGGATCATCAAAGCCAAGCACGACCCGCTGGCCTTTTTCGCCAAAAACCCAGGCCGCGTCATTGCCTATCACGTCAAAGATATGGCCAAGGACAAAGAGGTCTTTACCGAGGTCGGACAAGGGCGCATTGATTTCAAACCGCTGCTGGCCAAAGCCAATCAGGCAGGCGCGAAGTATTTCTTCGTCGAGCAGGATCAATGTCCCGGCCCGCCGCTCGACAGTTTGAAGATCAGTTTCGATTACTTGAAGAATTTGAATTTCTAG
- a CDS encoding DMT family transporter codes for MLTVVVIWAANISIVKAALAGIGPLPFTAVRFTSATLLLVIVLRVQAGSWRVPRALWGRLVLLGLVGNTAYQFFFILGLSQTTSANSAMIMGTTPAIIALTGGLLGLEKLTRHVIGGVTLALAGVAIVMSRQGAAVSAQTLHGDLLMLCAVFCWTAYVLGMRTLGGQISSLGATTFTLLTGTPGLVLLGSSGLRQVQWARLPASVWFGLAYSSLLALVVGYVLYNSNIKRIGGVRTGVYSCAIPLLATLIAWPVLGERPHWWHAVGGTLIIGGVLLARRETKEEESGTLSSQ; via the coding sequence ATGCTGACGGTTGTCGTCATTTGGGCGGCCAACATCAGCATCGTCAAAGCCGCGTTGGCGGGCATCGGGCCGCTGCCCTTCACTGCGGTGCGGTTTACCAGCGCCACTCTTTTGCTGGTCATTGTGCTGCGCGTACAGGCAGGCTCGTGGCGCGTACCCCGCGCGCTTTGGGGCCGGTTGGTGTTGTTGGGGCTGGTCGGAAACACCGCCTACCAGTTCTTTTTCATACTGGGTTTGTCGCAAACCACTTCGGCCAACAGCGCCATGATCATGGGCACGACACCGGCCATCATCGCGTTGACGGGCGGCTTGCTGGGCCTGGAAAAATTGACGCGCCACGTCATTGGCGGCGTTACGCTGGCGCTGGCCGGGGTCGCCATCGTGATGTCGCGGCAAGGCGCGGCGGTTTCGGCCCAAACGCTGCACGGCGATCTGTTGATGCTGTGCGCCGTGTTTTGTTGGACGGCGTATGTCTTGGGCATGCGCACGCTGGGCGGGCAAATCTCTTCGTTGGGCGCAACCACGTTTACGCTGCTGACCGGCACCCCCGGCTTGGTTTTGCTCGGCTCATCCGGCTTGCGACAAGTGCAATGGGCGCGCTTGCCCGCCAGCGTCTGGTTCGGGCTGGCCTATTCATCATTGCTGGCGCTGGTCGTTGGTTACGTGCTGTATAACAGCAACATCAAACGCATTGGCGGCGTGCGCACCGGCGTTTATAGTTGCGCGATTCCGCTGTTGGCGACGCTGATCGCCTGGCCGGTGTTGGGCGAACGTCCGCATTGGTGGCACGCCGTGGGCGGAACGTTGATCATCGGCGGCGTGTTGCTGGCGCGGCGTGAGACGAAAGAAGAAGAGAGTGGCACGCTGTCCAGCCAGTGA